The Sulfitobacter guttiformis genome segment GAGGGCGCATGACGCTTCTCAATCTTGAGCATATCGCAGCCAGCTATGGCGCGTCACGGGCGCTGTTTGACGTTAGCCTCACGGTTGAGGAAGGCGAGGTCGTGGCCCTGATGGGACGCAACGGCATGGGAAAGACAACCACCGTTAAGGCGATCTGCAGGATGATCCCTGCCACGGGCACCTTGTTGTTTGACGGCACGGACATCAGCGCGTTGCCCAGCTACCGTGTGGCGCGGCTGGGGGTGGGGCTGGTGCCCGAGGGTCGGCGTTGTTTTGCCGATCTTACGGTGACGGAAAATCTGATTGCTGCCGCGCGCAAGGGGCCGTGGGATATGGCCCGCGTCACAGCACTGTTTCCGCGCCTCGCAGAGCGTCAGTCCCAGCGGGCCAAAACCCTGTCCGGCGGGGAGCAACAGATGCTTGCCATCGGCCGCGCGCTGATGACAAATCCGCGCCTGCTTGTCCTCGATGAGGCGACCGAGGGATTGGCGCCGATCATTCGGCAGGAGATATGGGCCGCAATTGCAAAACTCAAAACCGAGACGGGTATGGCAATCCTTGTGATTGATAAATCCATGGCAGAGCTGCGGCAGGTCTGTGACCGCGCCACCATTCTGGAGCGTGGCGCATCTGTCTGGACGGGGACGATGGCGGCACTGACGCCCGACATCTCCGAGCGGCTGATCGGGGTGTAACATGACGTTTTCCATGAACCAGAAGGTTTTATTCAAACACTGCGATCCCGCGGGCATCGTATTTTATCCCCGCTATTTCGAGATGATCAACGATTGCGTCGAGGCGTTTTTCGCGGAGTGCGGCACCCCCTTCGAGGTGTTGCTGAAGTCGGCAGGCGTTCCAACCGTGCAGATCGCCGCGACATTCACTGCCCCCAGCAGGCATGGTGACCAGCTTGTGCTGGCTCTTGATGTGCTGCGCATCGGAGCTTCAAGCCTTGATCTGGAAATCAACGCCGACGCGGACGCAGGCGCGGCGCGGCGGTTCACTGCAAATTCGACCCTCGTATATCTTGGCGTAGCGGGGCGGCCGACAAAATGGCCTGATGCCTTGCGCCTTAGTTTCACATCCCACCTCCGGAGTACCCCATGACAAATACAGTAATTCAACCCGCAGGATGGGCCCCGGCCAAGGGATACGCCAACGGTATGCTGTCCGCTGACGGTACACTTTATGTGGGTGGGCAGATCGGATGGACCGCGGAACAGGTGTTCGAGACGCATGATTTCATCGGCCAGATGGAGCAGGCTTTGCGTAACATTCTGGATGTGGTTCAGGCCGCAGGCGGGCAGGCCGAAGACATCACGCGCCTGACGTGGTTTGTAATCAACAAAAAAGAATACCTCGCCCGCCAGCGCGAGATCGGCGATGTGTACCGCCGCGTTTTGGGTCGCCATTTCCCTGCAATGTCGATGCTGGTGGTCGCCGGTCTGGTCGAGGACGAGGCCCTGCTTGAAATCGAAGCGACGGCATTTATCGCGGGCGCAAAACAGGTGTGAGGGTGCTGTAGTTCGTTGACCAAAAGGCAGCGAAAAGCGTTGCGCATGGCGTAGTACGCTAAAATCTGGAACATAAGATGACTGATTACACGAGGGAGACAGGCGTGAATAAAATTGCGGTAGTAACAGGTGCGGCTGGCGGGATGGGGCGTGCAATTGTGGCGCGTCTGATCGCGGACGACATGACGGTCATTGGTCTGGATGTCGATGCCGCAGGCCTTGAGGAGATGGGGGCCGATCCTGCCTTTAAGGGAATAGTCACCGACCTGACCAGCAGTGCGGCCATTGCTTCGGCCTTCGCGCAGATCGCCGCCGCGCATGGCGGTGTTGACGCGCTGGTCAACAATGCGGGCACTTGTTTCATGTCCGAATTCCCCGATATCCCCGAGGATGAATTCGAGCGGCAGATGGCGTTAAACTTTACCGGCGCGTTCCATTGTTGTCAGGCCGCGATCAAGCTGATGGAGGGGCGGGACGGTGTGCGCAAGATCGTAAATATTTCGTCGAATGGCGCATATAATTTCGACGCGTTCGATCCGCCGCACTACCGCGCAAGCAAGGCCGCCCTCGACACGCTGACAAAGGATCTGGCCCGCCGCTATGCGACCCGCAAAATTGCAGTGAATTCGATTGCACCCGCAATGACGGAAACGCCACTGTTCGGCGTAGTGAGTGCGGAGGTGCTGGCCAATGCAATCGCGCAGATGCCCCATGGCCGTGCGATGCAACCCTCGGAAATTGCCGCATGGGTCGGGTTCCTGATCTCTCCTGCCGGCGATATTTCGAGCGGCAATGTGATCATCCTCAATCAGGGCCGCGATGTGCGCTAGGCCTCAGGTGAACCAGTCGGGCGCTTTGCGCAGGTTCGGCCACTGTTCGGGCGAATGGCCGAATATCACCTGCGCGCCGCGCGCATCAGCGATCTGCATCAGGCGGGCACCATGATGGATGGCAAGCGGTACATCCCAAGATCCGGCAAACCCCTCATCAATCTCACTGGCGCGGCTGATCGCATCAGAGGTGAGCAGCACAGGCCCCGTGTCCGGCAGGTCAATCATGAACGCCAACTGGCCAGGTGCATGGCCCGGGCAGAGGAAAACCTCGAATCCCGCTCCCAGTTCGAAATCTGCACCAACAAGAACATAATGGGCCTCGGGCCATTCCATCGCCTGCTTGCCCGACCAGTAAAGGGGGCGGGGCAGGGCGCGCTCTGCCTCCGAAATAAGGATTGGCGCATTGGGAAACGCATCCATGTGACCCACATGATCGATATGCGTATGGCTCTGGATCATCAGTGTGACATCGGCGGGCGTCAGTCCCAGTTTTGCCAGTTGCGCAGCGGGCATATTATCGTGCGTCACCGACAGGACGCGGCCAAAGCTGCCCAGATCGTCCTCTTGCGTGGCGGCTTGCGCATCGTGCGCGTATTTTTCGGGAAATCCGGTGTCGATGAGTACCGTTTCACCGGCATCGGTCTGGATCACGAACCCGCAAATGCCGATAATCCGGTCATTGGCATGGACCTGAAACAGGCCGTAATCCAATACTGCCAGACGAATGGGTTTGCCCTTTAGGCGCGTAATATTTTCCATACTCAAACCAAACGGGGACCTGCGATGAAAGTCAAGATACACACATTGTTCCAATACCTTCTTGAGACGACCGAGGCAGCACCCGAAGCCATCGTCGGCTTTTCGCTGTCGCAATCGCCGCGTCTGGGGGATTTCCTTGAAGATCTGGATCCTGACCTCCCACTTGACTGGAACAACCGTGACTTCAGCGGTTTGCCGGAGCTGAAGGATCATGTGATCCGGCAGGCGGGACTGACGGGGATTTGTACGGCAGGCGATGTTCTGATCACCGCGGGCGCCGCCGAGGCCAATTATCTGGCGATCATGCAACTGCTGGAGCCGGAGGACGAGATTGTAATTGAAACGCCGGGCTGGCCGCAGGCGGAGGTGCTGGCCAAGGCCATCGGCGCAAAGGTGGTCAAGGTGACGCGCAGAGAGGCCGAGCGCTGGCACCTGCCGCTGGGGCAGCTTGCGGATGCGATCACCCCGCGCACGAAAATGATATTCCTGACCAATCCCAACAACCCGACCGGCGATATGCTGGATGCATCAGAGTTGGAACAGATTGTGAAGATGGCTGACCGCGTTGGCGCATGGCTGTTGGTTGACGAGGTCTATGCCGGTCTGGAATGGGAAGGGCCGCGCGCGCCCAGTATTGCGGGTATGTATGCGCGGGGCATTACAACTGGCTCGGTGAGTAAGGCGCTGGGGCTGCAAGGGCTGCGTACGGGATGGATGATCTGCGGGGATGCGGGAATGATCCGCGACGCGGTGATCCTGCGGGAGAATTCGTCCGAGATTATGAACATCATGGGTGAGGTGATTGCCGAAATTGCGCTGCGCCCTGCGCGCTATGTTCCTGCGATGGAGAAAGCCCGCAGCGAGGGGCGGGCGAACCTGGCGCAGATGAACGAATGGGTCGCAGCACAGAATGGGCTGGACTGGATCAGTCCAAGTGCCGGACTGATCGGGCTGGCCCACCTGCCCGAGGGCATCGACAGCGATCCCTTTGCGCGCTTCCTGCTGGGCGATCCTTACCGCACCTTCCTGTTGCCAGGCAGTGCGTACGACCAACCCCGACACATCCGCCTCGGGGTAGGGGGCGGTGCTGCTGTCAATCTGGAGGAGGGGCTATCGCGCCTGTCCCGCGGATTGCGGGATTATGCGCGCCGGTAGCCAACAGCCGCGCGGGGCCTCGATAGGTTGCGCGTTATCGCCAAGATTTGTACGACAGACCTGCGCAGAACGTGGCAAGCGCGGAACGCAATCTTTCAGGCGCCACAGGTGAAACGGAACAGGGGTGCGAAGCATATGCAGGAAACAGCCGAATGGATCGCCGTTGATCTGAGCAACGGATGCCTGCGGGTCTGGATCATGGGCGCGAACGGGGAGCCAATCGCGCAGGCGGTGACCGACAAAAGCGCCGTGATAGAGACACATAGCGGGTTCGAAACCGCGTTGCTGGCGCTGGTCGCGCCCTATCTTGCGCAGGATCACCGCGTCACGTGTGTGATCTGTTCCGGTGTGGCGGGATGGAATGTGCCTTATGTGGCTACGCCCTGTACCCCACCGCAAAGAGTGATCGCGGCATCGCCAGCGTTTGCCGATCCGCGCATTAAATTGTATATTCCGCCTGCCCTGAAACAGATGTCACCCCCCGATTTGATGGGTGGCGAGGCGACGACGATCGCGGGCTTGCTGCGCAGCCAGCCGGAATTCGATGGCGTTTTGTGCATGCCAGGTTTGCATACAAAATGGGTTCACATCAGCGCGGGTGAGATTGTCAGTTTTCAAACCTCGATGACGGGGGCACTGTTTGACCTGCTGTCGCAGCAATCTGTCTTGCAGCAATCTGTCGCTGGCACCGCTTGGGATGCGCAAAGTTTTCTGACCGGCGTTGGTGATGCCATGGGTCGGCCGCAGGCCATCGCCTCACAGCTTTTCGGGATACATGCGGCAACTTCGTTGCTGGATATGTCAGGCGGCGCGGCGCGCGCGCGGCTGTCGGGGCTTTTGATCGGGCTGGAGCTTGCAGGCACGCGGCCCTATTGGCTGGGTCGCCATGTTGCCATTATCGGGGTAGGCGATACCGCATTGCATTACCGCACTGCATTGGCGGAGCAGGGTGTTCAGGGGCAGCTGCTGGAGGCGCCACCGCTCGTGCTTGCGGGTCTTTGCGCATCATATGAAAGCACGCAGAATAGCGCTAAATAAACTTGTAAGGTTTATTATGTAATAAAATCGGGCATATCGCACCACGCGCTATGCCCGAGTGCATCCCTAGAACTTTGCGATAAAGTTGATGAACACGCCTTCGTCGTCATATGTCAAATCGGTTAGATCATCCGAGAAACTGCCGGTGTTATACCCGAGGCCCAACTTTACGTTGTTGCCCAGATGGTAATACGCAGCCCCCAGCATCCCCACTTCTGACAGGCCGGCGTCCGAGGCTTCCAGATAGCGGCCTTCGATCAGCAGATCCCACTTGTGCGTCAGGTGATAGCGCCCGTTCACCACGCCCAAAAACGCGTCGTTATCGGCCAGTGCGATGGTGTCATCCGGTGCTGATTTGCCCCAACGGCCACCCAGTTTTCCGCCTAAGGTCCACTGCGGATTGATGTCGTATGATCCATCTAGGGACAAAACATGGCTGGTCTGGCGCGGGCCACGGCCGGTTTCGCCGTCAATTTCCTGACCCACGGAATCCTTCAGAAAGCGGTACTTGAACAGCATGTTAAAGCGGTCATTGTCCACGGGCCGGAACGCATATCCAAGCTGCGCATCGGTATATTCGCCAGACTGGATAGAGCTGTTGTCCGTATCCGTGTCGGCGTAATCAAGCGAGAACAAAAGCTGCTGCCGCTCGTCGATTTTGTAGCGTGCCGAGGACACGAACAGGAACGCATCACTGTCGCGGTTTGTGCCAAGTGTCTCACCGCGATCACGGCGGAATTCGGCACGGGCACGCCATGACAACCCGCCTTCGTCCTCAAACCGCGCCCCCAGCGACAGGCCCTTGCGGTCAAAATCACCATTGAGATCATCGCGGACCTGACCATACTCAAAGCTGCCCAACAGGGTCAGTTGTTCGGTGGTGCGGTATTCGACGCCATAGGTGTTGGTCAGCGACTTGTGGCTCCCAAACATGTCATAGGTGTTTTCGCCATAAACATCGATATCCGTGCTCAGCTGACGGCGCCCACCTGCCACGTACTGGCCGCGGTCCTTGCCGATCAGATCTGTGCCTGCGAACTCGCGGTCGGGATCAAGGCGGTAGCCAAAATACAGATTATCGGTTTCATTACGTTGGTACGAAATCAATGCCGATCCGGCGGCACCCAGTGACCCGTCGGAAATCTCGCCCTCAAGCGTCCATTTTTTGGCAAAGCGGTATTTGGCCCCTGCCCCGACGCGATTATTACGTTCCAGACCGCCTGACCGGTCCAAGGTACCTTGCCCGTAGATGTACCATGCGAAATCGTCACTTTCAGTGAATGTTGCCCGCAGGGCAGCATCCGTTCGCGTCCCGTTCTCGTCGGGGTCGCCGGCAGGCGTCGTCCGTTCGAGGTGTTCTGCCCCGAATTCGAGCTTTATCCGGTCCGAGACGAGATAGGATATTTCGGCCCCGCCTTCGCGCTTGATACGACCATCAGCGTCATTGAAGCTGTCGAAGTAAAAGCGAAAAGCGGTACGCTCGCTGGCATCAACATCCAGTGAAACACCCCAAAGCTGCTCGTCTACACGGGTTTCGTAATCTAGCGTAGAGAAGCCTGCATCGCGGTCCTCGTAGTAGAGCGACACAGAACCGGGGGTTTGCAAGCCGATGTCCTGTAGATCTACACGTGCGCGGGCCGAGACTGCCTCGCCTGTGCCATCGGTGACGCCCGCGGTTGGATCATTTTGAATGATCAGGCCACCATCGTTGGAAAAGCTGGAGCCAAAGCCCGGCCCTTCGGTTTCGGCATATTCCAGCGCCAGATAACTGCGTTCGCTGACTTCCCAAAGAATATCCACGGATTGGGCGGTCTGGTCGGCTACATCGGTTTGCTCGACTAGACCGGTATAGCCAAGCCGCAGGTTGTCACCCGCCCATGTCTCGGCACGGCCACCATAGCTATAGCCATCCACGTCACCGGCGACTGGAGTGTATTCATAATTGGCAACCAGCAGCACATCAAATTCGCCGCCCGGCTGCGTGACGACTGTGCCTGAGGTGGTTGAGCCCGTCAGTGGTTCCGACAACAGGATCGTACCCTGAACATAGTTGATGCGGTAATCACGGCCCGCCGTCAGGGTGCGGGTGTCAACAACACGTCCCGTATCCCTGTCGCGTATTTCGACGGTCAAAGTCTCTGAATCAACCGAGATATCCTGCCGCTGCAAGAAATAGACCGATCCGCCGGTGCCCAGAAAGCTGTCACGTCCGGGCAAGTTGTCCGGGCTGGCGGCATAGGCCTCGATGGACACACGCGATTGGCCGCGTGATGTGGTTTGCGGGCTGCGATATACCCCCTGCGCGCCATAAAGCGTGCGCTCGTTGCGCAGGTAATAGCCGCCCGAAACGCTGGATTTGTAATTACCCCACATAATGTGGCTGCCATCGCGCTCCGCCCGCAGGAAGAATTTGCCATCTGTTGGCGCGCCCTCTTCATAGGTGCTGTCGTCACCATAGGTCGGGTAGGCGTTCTCGCGTTGTAAACGCAGCAGCACGTTGTAGGGGTCTTTTTTGTCGAGGTCACGGAAGATATCTGACAGTTCTTCTTCGCCGGTATCAACAGATCCCGTCAGGATCCAACCATTCTGGGTCTTGCCTTTGGTATAGCCTGCAATGCGGCCATAGCTGTAGCTGCGGTCAAATTCACCACCCGCAGCACTGACGCCGCCCTGCGTTCTGAGCCCATAGGTCAGATCGACGATGCCGGTATAGAACCACTCCGAGCGCGGAATAGAGATGTCGCGCTCGACATAGGTGTCTTCCCCTGCGCCGTTGACTTTCACGGCAACCGATTGATCACCCGCAGGCAGGATACGTTGGAGTACAAAGGCGCCTGACGGATCGGGGCGCACGGTTTCACCCAGCGTGCTGACAACGGCGCCGGGGCGTACATCGGTACCGCTGACCGTTACCGCGCCGCCATAGACGGGAATGCGGCGTATGCCACCACCATCGATACCCAGTTCGGGTGGAGGGGCCTCCAGATCGGTCACTTCGCCGGGATTTGGTGTGCGTAGGGGCACGGGGCGGGTTTCGTCATAGCGTCCTTGCGCGTCATAGACACGGTAGACCATGATCAAATCATCGCCTTGCGGCACTTGCAGGTTGGCGGTGCCGTTGGCGGCAATGGGTGCGGTTGCAACAACGCGCGGCCCGCCACGGGCCGCCGTGTCGATCAAGCGGATTTCGCCGCGGGTGACATACGCGGGATAGTTCATCTGGCTCTGCACCTGCATTACATCACCCGCACGCGGAGTGCGTTCGTTGGTAATTAACGCGGTCAGACGCGGCCTGACCTCAAGGCCGTCAAATGTGACCTGTAGTTTTGCGCGTTCCAACACACGGTCTTCGCGGGCTTTCGTCGTGGACAGACGTGGATCGCCGGACACCGCATTGCCATCAATAGAGATGACAAAACCGGAACCGTCTTGTGCCTGCCCTGCTGCCGAGAGGGCCAACAAGGAAACACCCGCAAGAATGGCGATGCGAGGGAATTTAACTGGGCTACGCATTACATTTCCCTCATTTCGTTTTCGTTACTGTTTTTTCGATGACAAGTTTGTACTTGCCCTTTCCGCGCCAGCGGTCGCGGATCAGCTTCTCCAGAGTGCGCAGGCGGGCGCGGCCCACATCAGGTGCTTCACCGTCTTGCAGGATATAGGTCAACTGGAGCACAGAGGGCTTTTGGGCGATCTGCGAAATCAACCCGTCCACCGCATTGGCCAATGCCGGCTGGGGCGCGGTATCGCCCGCTACAAACGCTGTGGCTGTCAGATCAATATCGACCACATTCCCCAGACGCGCACCAAAGTTCAGCTTGGCGAATTTGCCGGCTGTCAGGCGGACCACCCGCGGGTTTTCCGTGGTGACGTTGAAGCCGGTGGGCAGCGTACGGGTATCCAGTTTCAGCATGAAGTTACTACCGATGTTGCGCGGCAACGCGGCACAAGGCAGCGAATAGCGGCCGTGCTCATCTGTCGTGATAAGGATGCCGTCAGGGGTAACGAGGCGTACGCCTGCAAGGCCCGGTTCTGATTGGTCTTCACGTTGTGGGATTGCATCCAACTTGCCGAATTTACCGCCACCGACATAGCTGTCATCGATAATCGGCTCAGCCAAAGTACCTGGTCCGTCCTGATAGCCATTGCCATTACGGTCGTTGAACACGCGGCCAATCACGTCCGAGCAATCAAAGACATGTTCCGGATCAACCCTTACCGCAGCTTCGGCGATGTTGGAGACGGTCCTGCCAAAGCTGTTGTCGAGGTAGGTGCGGTTGGTGCGGGTGCCAAACTCGCCCGTGCGCGCAACACGCACGGCGAGGGTCACAGTCGTCGTCGCCCCCGACGCCAGATCATCGCGCCATTCCAGCGTACGACCAGTGATCACAGGATCAACCGCCACACCGTTCACGCGGCCCGTCCCGGGCGTATAAAGCAGACCTGAAGGCAGGCGATCAATGATGCGCGCATTCAATATGTCCAACTCGGTGTTGTTGGTAAATGTGAGCGTATAGTTCACGGTTTCACCAAAGACTGCCGTGCGACGATCTGCTGTTTTGGTCGCAACAACGTCCGTTAGCCCCTCACAGGTGCGGATCGGGATGTTGTTACCGATCAGTATCGGATCACCCGCCGCTACTGTAAAGCTGGTGTAGAAAGGATTTGCCGTTGCGGTAGAGTCTGTGAGCAGACCAGTTTCACCCGCAGGCAGCGATCCAATGACACCTGGATTGGCGGGCGCAAAGCTGGTCGCATCCAGATTTCCAAGAGTGAGGCGATCGACGGAGGCCTGTGTATCATCGGGATAGGTGATGCCCAGCACATAAGTCCCCGGTGAGGTGACAAAGAACTGGTAGGTGCCATCCGTCCCGCCGCGCACAACCGTGATTGGCCCCGAGGTGCCGGCACCGGTTTGGGTAAACCCGCCGCCAGAGACACTTACCAGACCGCCGGTCAGCAGGCGACCGTCATCTTCGCAATAGAATGCGCCGGTCGGGTCATAGTCGAACTGGTCGGCGATCCCGTCGCCATCGCGGTCGGCGGTCGGCGATTCAAGGTAGTCAGGAATGCCATCGCCGTCCTGATCCGTGGTCAGTACAACAACCTGACCTTCGGTCGGTACGGCAAGTTGGGTAGACACAACAGAAGCCGTGTTTGGCGCACCGGGTTGGCCAGTGGCTGTGGCATAGACCATCTCAAGGGTGATTACGCCTGTTGCACCGGGCGCAAGGGAGGCATCCCCGCTCAGCAATTCGGTAACCGAATTGCCGTTATAGGTCGTGTTCGCGGTCCCGTCTGCAAAGCCCGTGATGCTGACAGTAGGCGGATAAGTTTCCGCCAACAGCACTGCGGGCGACAGGAAGGCCACCAGATCGTCGCGCACCCGAATACCAGATTGCGTGACGTTGCCTGTGTTCGTGACTGAAATGGTAAATGTAGCGCGCTCGACCGTCGGGAAGAGGAGCGCGTTGGTGCCTGCTGCTTTTACAATCTCGAAGCTGGGCAATGCTGCAACGGGCACAACAGTCGGGTCATCGAGTCCGTCCCCGTCGTCGTCTGACACGTCAATCAGGGTCCCGCCTGACGGTGTCAGGGCGGTTGCTGTGACAGTGTTGACGAGACCGCCGACATCAACGTCTTCTTGTGTCAGCACCACGCTGACCGTGTATGTGGCAATTTCGCCGAGGGCGAGCGTGCCCGCAGGTGATGGCGGTGTGCCGTCTGACCCGACAAATGTGACAGGTGGCGTACGTGGGTTGGCCTCCCGAATATCTGTAGTGATGTCCGCCATGGTGATATTGTTCAGCGTTACATTGCCAGTGTTGCGCGCAGTGATGATAAAGTCGACGGTTTCACCGGCCAGCGCGCCAATTGCATCGGGATCGGCAATCTTGATCACTTCCAAACCGGGTTCCAGATCAATGACCAGTGCAGTTGGGTCATCCTTGGTATTGCCGTCATTGGGATTGCCGTTGTTGGAAATACCTGTAACCGCATCCCCGTTGGGATCCAGCGCACTTATCAACGCGGTGTTCAA includes the following:
- a CDS encoding ABC transporter ATP-binding protein, giving the protein MTLLNLEHIAASYGASRALFDVSLTVEEGEVVALMGRNGMGKTTTVKAICRMIPATGTLLFDGTDISALPSYRVARLGVGLVPEGRRCFADLTVTENLIAAARKGPWDMARVTALFPRLAERQSQRAKTLSGGEQQMLAIGRALMTNPRLLVLDEATEGLAPIIRQEIWAAIAKLKTETGMAILVIDKSMAELRQVCDRATILERGASVWTGTMAALTPDISERLIGV
- a CDS encoding acyl-CoA thioesterase, whose product is MNQKVLFKHCDPAGIVFYPRYFEMINDCVEAFFAECGTPFEVLLKSAGVPTVQIAATFTAPSRHGDQLVLALDVLRIGASSLDLEINADADAGAARRFTANSTLVYLGVAGRPTKWPDALRLSFTSHLRSTP
- a CDS encoding RidA family protein; this translates as MTNTVIQPAGWAPAKGYANGMLSADGTLYVGGQIGWTAEQVFETHDFIGQMEQALRNILDVVQAAGGQAEDITRLTWFVINKKEYLARQREIGDVYRRVLGRHFPAMSMLVVAGLVEDEALLEIEATAFIAGAKQV
- a CDS encoding SDR family NAD(P)-dependent oxidoreductase → MTDYTRETGVNKIAVVTGAAGGMGRAIVARLIADDMTVIGLDVDAAGLEEMGADPAFKGIVTDLTSSAAIASAFAQIAAAHGGVDALVNNAGTCFMSEFPDIPEDEFERQMALNFTGAFHCCQAAIKLMEGRDGVRKIVNISSNGAYNFDAFDPPHYRASKAALDTLTKDLARRYATRKIAVNSIAPAMTETPLFGVVSAEVLANAIAQMPHGRAMQPSEIAAWVGFLISPAGDISSGNVIILNQGRDVR
- a CDS encoding N-acyl homoserine lactonase family protein gives rise to the protein MENITRLKGKPIRLAVLDYGLFQVHANDRIIGICGFVIQTDAGETVLIDTGFPEKYAHDAQAATQEDDLGSFGRVLSVTHDNMPAAQLAKLGLTPADVTLMIQSHTHIDHVGHMDAFPNAPILISEAERALPRPLYWSGKQAMEWPEAHYVLVGADFELGAGFEVFLCPGHAPGQLAFMIDLPDTGPVLLTSDAISRASEIDEGFAGSWDVPLAIHHGARLMQIADARGAQVIFGHSPEQWPNLRKAPDWFT
- a CDS encoding pyridoxal phosphate-dependent aminotransferase, encoding MKVKIHTLFQYLLETTEAAPEAIVGFSLSQSPRLGDFLEDLDPDLPLDWNNRDFSGLPELKDHVIRQAGLTGICTAGDVLITAGAAEANYLAIMQLLEPEDEIVIETPGWPQAEVLAKAIGAKVVKVTRREAERWHLPLGQLADAITPRTKMIFLTNPNNPTGDMLDASELEQIVKMADRVGAWLLVDEVYAGLEWEGPRAPSIAGMYARGITTGSVSKALGLQGLRTGWMICGDAGMIRDAVILRENSSEIMNIMGEVIAEIALRPARYVPAMEKARSEGRANLAQMNEWVAAQNGLDWISPSAGLIGLAHLPEGIDSDPFARFLLGDPYRTFLLPGSAYDQPRHIRLGVGGGAAVNLEEGLSRLSRGLRDYARR
- a CDS encoding 2-dehydro-3-deoxygalactonokinase, whose translation is MKRNRGAKHMQETAEWIAVDLSNGCLRVWIMGANGEPIAQAVTDKSAVIETHSGFETALLALVAPYLAQDHRVTCVICSGVAGWNVPYVATPCTPPQRVIAASPAFADPRIKLYIPPALKQMSPPDLMGGEATTIAGLLRSQPEFDGVLCMPGLHTKWVHISAGEIVSFQTSMTGALFDLLSQQSVLQQSVAGTAWDAQSFLTGVGDAMGRPQAIASQLFGIHAATSLLDMSGGAARARLSGLLIGLELAGTRPYWLGRHVAIIGVGDTALHYRTALAEQGVQGQLLEAPPLVLAGLCASYESTQNSAK
- a CDS encoding TonB-dependent receptor, with amino-acid sequence MRSPVKFPRIAILAGVSLLALSAAGQAQDGSGFVISIDGNAVSGDPRLSTTKAREDRVLERAKLQVTFDGLEVRPRLTALITNERTPRAGDVMQVQSQMNYPAYVTRGEIRLIDTAARGGPRVVATAPIAANGTANLQVPQGDDLIMVYRVYDAQGRYDETRPVPLRTPNPGEVTDLEAPPPELGIDGGGIRRIPVYGGAVTVSGTDVRPGAVVSTLGETVRPDPSGAFVLQRILPAGDQSVAVKVNGAGEDTYVERDISIPRSEWFYTGIVDLTYGLRTQGGVSAAGGEFDRSYSYGRIAGYTKGKTQNGWILTGSVDTGEEELSDIFRDLDKKDPYNVLLRLQRENAYPTYGDDSTYEEGAPTDGKFFLRAERDGSHIMWGNYKSSVSGGYYLRNERTLYGAQGVYRSPQTTSRGQSRVSIEAYAASPDNLPGRDSFLGTGGSVYFLQRQDISVDSETLTVEIRDRDTGRVVDTRTLTAGRDYRINYVQGTILLSEPLTGSTTSGTVVTQPGGEFDVLLVANYEYTPVAGDVDGYSYGGRAETWAGDNLRLGYTGLVEQTDVADQTAQSVDILWEVSERSYLALEYAETEGPGFGSSFSNDGGLIIQNDPTAGVTDGTGEAVSARARVDLQDIGLQTPGSVSLYYEDRDAGFSTLDYETRVDEQLWGVSLDVDASERTAFRFYFDSFNDADGRIKREGGAEISYLVSDRIKLEFGAEHLERTTPAGDPDENGTRTDAALRATFTESDDFAWYIYGQGTLDRSGGLERNNRVGAGAKYRFAKKWTLEGEISDGSLGAAGSALISYQRNETDNLYFGYRLDPDREFAGTDLIGKDRGQYVAGGRRQLSTDIDVYGENTYDMFGSHKSLTNTYGVEYRTTEQLTLLGSFEYGQVRDDLNGDFDRKGLSLGARFEDEGGLSWRARAEFRRDRGETLGTNRDSDAFLFVSSARYKIDERQQLLFSLDYADTDTDNSSIQSGEYTDAQLGYAFRPVDNDRFNMLFKYRFLKDSVGQEIDGETGRGPRQTSHVLSLDGSYDINPQWTLGGKLGGRWGKSAPDDTIALADNDAFLGVVNGRYHLTHKWDLLIEGRYLEASDAGLSEVGMLGAAYYHLGNNVKLGLGYNTGSFSDDLTDLTYDDEGVFINFIAKF